A genomic region of Alicyclobacillus sp. SO9 contains the following coding sequences:
- a CDS encoding CoxG family protein, translated as MLVSGTKDFPTSPEDTFKLLTNPDVIVKAMPGMKSLERITEHSFKASMEVGVGGIKGAYDGQLDLKDVHPGKGYRLVVHGEGQLGFMDADVKMTLAPADNGTTLSYNGEAKVGGTVAGVGQRMLSGVARMLINQFFNHVLQSANEASKA; from the coding sequence ATGCTCGTCTCAGGTACGAAAGATTTTCCGACATCCCCGGAAGACACGTTCAAGTTACTCACGAATCCTGACGTGATTGTCAAGGCTATGCCGGGGATGAAGTCACTGGAGCGCATTACAGAACACTCTTTTAAGGCTTCTATGGAGGTTGGAGTAGGCGGTATTAAAGGTGCGTACGACGGGCAACTCGACCTGAAAGATGTTCATCCCGGCAAGGGTTACCGATTGGTTGTACATGGTGAAGGGCAACTTGGTTTCATGGACGCTGACGTCAAGATGACTCTTGCCCCCGCGGACAATGGCACGACTCTTTCCTATAACGGTGAAGCTAAAGTCGGGGGCACTGTGGCAGGCGTCGGTCAGCGGATGCTCTCCGGTGTGGCAAGAATGCTTATCAACCAGTTTTTTAACCACGTTTTACAGTCAGCTAATGAGGCATCCAAGGCGTAG
- a CDS encoding N-acetyltransferase, with protein sequence MSRIAVRAVDRNDLDVVAKLHQEMLSEEFIVRFGPRFLKRYYRAFADSKHAVALVAVDEDTDMILGALLGTLNPSLHYRYLTRRHGVYFAFLISIQALLHAKLAKELVRTRIRRYTQGVLRSIKRNAKTDAVITTSLVTKVSDITHLFVNSDVQSAGVGTSLILSYQSLAIERGVRYIDLVTAPAGMNGAGAFYEKFGWKLQRTHISHSGEEFLLYRLDLHDVAHGPARIEPRDVPHSSSHKISN encoded by the coding sequence ATGAGCAGAATTGCCGTGCGCGCGGTGGATAGGAATGACCTGGATGTGGTCGCCAAACTCCATCAGGAGATGTTAAGCGAAGAGTTTATTGTTCGATTTGGGCCCCGCTTCTTGAAACGCTACTATCGTGCATTTGCAGACAGCAAACATGCAGTGGCGCTGGTTGCAGTGGATGAGGACACAGATATGATACTGGGCGCATTACTTGGAACGTTAAACCCGTCCCTTCACTATCGTTACTTGACTCGCCGTCACGGTGTGTATTTCGCGTTTCTAATTTCCATTCAAGCTCTGCTTCACGCGAAACTGGCCAAAGAGCTTGTACGAACCCGGATAAGACGCTATACCCAAGGGGTTCTCCGGAGTATAAAGAGAAATGCAAAGACGGATGCCGTCATTACAACTTCCCTTGTTACCAAGGTCAGTGATATCACTCACTTATTCGTAAACAGCGACGTACAATCTGCCGGTGTGGGCACGTCCCTAATCCTTTCATACCAATCGTTGGCCATAGAGAGAGGCGTGCGCTATATCGATTTGGTGACAGCGCCAGCAGGTATGAATGGAGCTGGTGCATTTTACGAAAAATTTGGCTGGAAGCTTCAGAGAACCCATATCAGTCACAGCGGAGAAGAGTTTCTCTTGTATCGCCTTGACCTTCATGATGTTGCACATGGACCGGCAAGAATCGAGCCAAGGGATGTCCCACACTCATCTTCACATAAAATTTCAAATTAA